A single window of Intrasporangium calvum DSM 43043 DNA harbors:
- a CDS encoding tetratricopeptide repeat protein, translated as MLTLFLRLGVAVLVVGLVAVGFLYYKDQYVTPAPSMLQQQINLTEAAVRKSPNNVDARLQLGLVYQQAKRYEDAVAQFEQVLKVAPDSKDALVAKGYALLEKGDLAGATAPLTKVIKASRKGEFASSDSLLGAAYYYLGVIAIKQQKPELAIEQLSHSLNIAPTDSDAMYQVGLAQLQQGKPEKAVATFKNALRFVPTGWCEPYQQLQTAYTTMKKPELASYAAAMVAFCGKHVDEAKTQLAALTKGPAAVDALLGLGLIAETESDTKGAVAWYQKALAKDPTNVSAMSSLSALGETPASTAKK; from the coding sequence GGTGCTCGTCGTCGGGCTCGTTGCCGTGGGATTCCTCTACTACAAGGACCAGTACGTCACCCCGGCCCCGTCGATGCTGCAGCAGCAGATCAACCTGACGGAGGCGGCCGTCCGAAAGAGCCCCAACAACGTCGACGCGCGACTCCAGCTCGGCCTCGTCTACCAGCAGGCCAAGCGCTACGAGGACGCCGTGGCGCAGTTCGAGCAGGTGCTCAAGGTGGCACCCGACAGCAAGGACGCCCTCGTGGCCAAGGGCTATGCCCTCCTCGAGAAGGGCGACCTGGCGGGAGCCACGGCACCGCTGACCAAGGTCATCAAGGCGAGCCGCAAGGGCGAGTTCGCCAGCTCGGACTCGCTCCTCGGAGCGGCCTACTACTACCTCGGTGTCATTGCCATCAAGCAGCAGAAGCCGGAGCTGGCGATCGAACAGCTGAGCCACTCGCTCAACATCGCTCCCACCGACTCGGACGCGATGTACCAGGTCGGCCTGGCCCAGCTGCAGCAGGGCAAGCCGGAGAAGGCCGTCGCGACCTTCAAGAACGCGCTCCGCTTCGTGCCGACCGGCTGGTGCGAGCCCTACCAGCAGCTGCAGACGGCCTACACAACAATGAAGAAGCCGGAGCTCGCGTCCTACGCCGCCGCGATGGTCGCCTTCTGCGGCAAGCACGTCGACGAGGCGAAGACCCAGCTCGCCGCCTTGACGAAGGGCCCCGCCGCAGTCGACGCCCTGCTCGGCCTCGGCCTCATCGCCGAGACGGAGAGCGACACCAAGGGCGCGGTCGCCTGGTACCAGAAGGCGCTGGCCAAGGACCCGACGAACGTCTCGGCGATGTCGTCGCTCTCGGCGCTCGGCGAGACGCCGGCGTCGACGGCGAAGAAGTGA